In Candidatus Vicinibacter proximus, the following are encoded in one genomic region:
- a CDS encoding cation-translocating P-type ATPase, whose translation MKLPLSDNKFIFLLSSITIVVVLEVLSIIGIEIPMPYAPFVFAAFILGIGNRVVWNGLKAATKLNFSNINLLMLIAVIGAFYLKEFPEAAVLVVLFVLGERLEEIGIANSKSALEELVSKAPKTAFVKAENANVAIDKIPVGTIIQVKAGEMIPLDGKIISGETIVDEAAITGEPISKDKHPGDNLFAGTLNKNGFIEMVTTKLSIDTTFSKIIRLTFEAQANKSETQKFIQLFSKYYTPSIIGLAILVFAIPVYTMQLDFNHWLQQAITLLVIACPCALVISTPVAIYAAIGNASSKGALIKGGKYLEAMANIKAIALDKTRTITFGNPIVSDIFPLNGTSREELLACTAGAEIFSEHPLAQAIVDTSIKEGFEPHKAEAFKSIMGKGATAKCLVCEDETIYVGKLDFIKEYLHTDEETEEIVKQLSAQGKTSVVVSFGSGVAGVIGLMDEIKPDSQAALKELISLNIDPIMLTGDHENAANFVAEKVGIKNIFGNMLPENKADKIKDLLLQYKKVAMVGDGINDAPALAQSTVGIAMGAAGSDTAIETANIALMNDKLSLIPFLIRLSQKTVQRIKFNTIGAIAVKIIFIFLAFLGYSNLVIAITADVGVTLIVILSSLNLMEYREVN comes from the coding sequence ATGAAATTACCACTAAGTGACAACAAATTCATATTTCTACTTTCCTCCATCACTATAGTAGTTGTTTTAGAAGTTTTATCCATCATCGGCATAGAAATACCAATGCCTTATGCGCCCTTTGTTTTCGCGGCATTTATTCTTGGCATTGGTAACCGTGTCGTATGGAATGGCTTGAAAGCCGCCACAAAACTAAATTTCAGCAACATCAACCTTCTGATGCTAATTGCAGTCATTGGAGCTTTTTATCTCAAGGAATTTCCTGAAGCTGCTGTATTAGTAGTGCTATTTGTCTTAGGAGAACGCTTGGAAGAAATTGGAATTGCAAATAGTAAATCTGCATTAGAAGAATTAGTGAGTAAAGCGCCCAAGACCGCTTTTGTAAAAGCTGAAAATGCAAATGTGGCTATTGACAAAATTCCCGTCGGCACCATTATTCAAGTCAAAGCAGGAGAAATGATACCATTGGACGGAAAAATTATATCAGGTGAAACCATTGTTGATGAAGCCGCCATAACTGGCGAACCAATTTCAAAAGACAAACACCCGGGTGATAATTTATTTGCTGGAACCCTGAACAAAAATGGTTTTATAGAAATGGTGACAACTAAACTTTCTATTGATACCACATTCTCAAAAATAATTCGTCTTACCTTTGAAGCCCAAGCCAACAAAAGTGAAACACAAAAATTTATTCAGCTATTTTCAAAGTATTACACACCGTCCATTATTGGGTTGGCGATATTAGTTTTTGCCATTCCTGTATACACCATGCAATTAGATTTTAACCATTGGTTGCAACAGGCCATTACACTTTTAGTGATCGCTTGTCCATGTGCACTGGTCATATCTACACCCGTTGCCATTTACGCAGCAATAGGAAACGCCTCCTCAAAAGGGGCCTTGATAAAAGGTGGAAAATATTTGGAAGCAATGGCAAACATCAAAGCAATTGCATTAGACAAAACAAGAACCATCACTTTTGGCAACCCGATTGTTTCAGATATTTTTCCTTTGAACGGAACAAGCCGTGAAGAACTTTTGGCTTGTACCGCAGGAGCGGAAATATTCAGCGAACATCCATTGGCACAAGCCATTGTAGATACAAGTATTAAAGAAGGTTTTGAACCACACAAAGCCGAAGCGTTTAAAAGCATAATGGGAAAAGGAGCAACCGCCAAATGTTTAGTGTGTGAAGACGAAACAATTTATGTAGGTAAATTAGATTTTATTAAGGAATATCTACATACAGATGAAGAAACCGAAGAAATTGTTAAACAACTATCAGCACAAGGTAAAACAAGTGTTGTAGTAAGTTTCGGAAGTGGAGTTGCAGGTGTTATTGGTTTGATGGATGAAATAAAACCCGACAGTCAAGCAGCTCTAAAAGAATTAATATCCCTAAACATTGATCCTATAATGCTCACTGGCGACCACGAAAACGCAGCAAATTTTGTAGCAGAAAAAGTAGGCATCAAAAATATATTCGGAAATATGTTACCCGAAAACAAAGCCGACAAAATAAAGGATCTTTTGCTGCAATACAAAAAGGTTGCAATGGTCGGAGATGGAATAAACGATGCACCTGCATTGGCACAAAGCACCGTAGGAATTGCAATGGGTGCTGCAGGAAGCGACACCGCCATAGAAACTGCAAACATTGCATTGATGAACGACAAACTTTCACTCATACCTTTTCTCATTCGGTTAAGTCAGAAAACAGTGCAAAGAATAAAGTTTAATACTATTGGAGCCATTGCGGTAAAAATAATTTTCATCTTTTTGGCATTTTTGGGATACAGCAATTTGGTTATTGCAATCACAGCTGATGTGGGAGTTACACTAATTGTTATCTTGTCCAGTTTGAATTTAATGGAATACAGAGAAGTAAATTGA
- a CDS encoding efflux RND transporter periplasmic adaptor subunit: protein MKNLFFILASTTSIIFTSCNSNKNETHQEETEHHDEHENANTAMLTAEQMKSIKIELGSIEKKQLTASLKANGILKVPNQNKANATASLGGVIKTILVQTGNYIRKGQTIATISNNSFITMQEEYLSVSSKAELAQLEFARQKELQQGNAGALKNFQIADAELKTLKARKASLQKQLELIGIKTASLTSETIQPITNIISPINGTISNVMVNIGSYVDANNPIAEIVDNSKLHLDLYVYEKDLQKLKVGQTIHFTLTNNPGKEYDADVYAISNTFEPNTKAVAVHAMVKGNKQGLIDGMSITALVSLENATVDAVPTNAIVSHEGQDYIFIVTDAHKEVEHHSENETTEHKHDEHGHDEYGHDHTEKLEPQHSEEGTTFEKITIRKGTTDVGYSEITLLKEIPGRSQVVVNGAFFILAKMNNKGEGHAH, encoded by the coding sequence ATGAAAAATTTATTCTTCATATTAGCATCTACAACTTCAATAATATTTACATCCTGCAACAGTAATAAAAATGAAACGCACCAGGAAGAAACTGAACACCATGACGAACATGAAAACGCCAACACGGCAATGCTTACTGCTGAGCAAATGAAATCTATAAAAATAGAGTTGGGCAGTATTGAAAAAAAACAATTAACCGCTTCACTCAAAGCCAACGGAATTTTGAAAGTACCAAATCAAAACAAGGCAAATGCAACTGCTTCATTGGGTGGAGTTATCAAAACTATTTTAGTGCAAACTGGTAATTACATAAGGAAAGGACAAACCATTGCCACCATTTCAAACAATTCTTTCATCACCATGCAAGAAGAGTATTTAAGTGTTTCATCAAAAGCAGAATTGGCGCAATTAGAATTTGCCAGACAAAAGGAATTGCAACAAGGAAATGCAGGAGCACTTAAAAACTTTCAGATAGCCGATGCAGAGCTTAAAACCTTAAAAGCACGAAAAGCAAGTTTACAAAAACAATTAGAGTTAATCGGTATTAAAACAGCTTCACTTACAAGCGAAACCATCCAGCCAATTACCAACATCATCAGTCCAATAAATGGTACCATAAGCAATGTAATGGTAAACATTGGCAGCTATGTAGATGCCAATAACCCCATTGCCGAAATAGTGGACAACAGCAAACTGCATTTGGATTTGTATGTGTATGAAAAAGATTTGCAAAAACTCAAAGTTGGGCAAACCATACATTTTACACTCACAAACAATCCGGGTAAAGAATACGATGCAGACGTATATGCTATCAGCAATACTTTTGAACCGAACACCAAAGCCGTTGCCGTTCATGCAATGGTAAAAGGAAACAAGCAGGGTTTGATAGACGGAATGAGTATTACGGCACTGGTAAGTTTAGAAAACGCAACAGTGGACGCCGTGCCAACCAACGCCATTGTAAGCCACGAAGGGCAGGATTATATTTTTATTGTAACCGATGCGCACAAGGAAGTAGAACATCATTCGGAAAATGAAACAACAGAACACAAACACGATGAACACGGACACGATGAATACGGACACGACCATACCGAAAAATTAGAACCTCAACACTCCGAAGAAGGCACAACCTTTGAAAAAATAACTATCCGAAAAGGCACAACCGATGTGGGTTACAGCGAAATTACTTTGTTGAAAGAAATTCCGGGAAGAAGTCAGGTTGTGGTAAATGGCGCCTTTTTCATTTTGGCAAAAATGAATAATAAAGGTGAGGGACATGCTCATTAA
- a CDS encoding ribose-phosphate pyrophosphokinase: protein MKKHEIILFALPGNESMVDTMAKRYNVSKGEATIRNFPDGETYIRIHSDVKGKKVVMVCTLDHPDTKLLPLYFLSNTAMELGAKCTCLIAPYLAYMRQDKQFHSGEGITSKYFASFISNFAETITTVDPHLHRYSTLSEIYSVPATVVQAANQISEWIKNNIQNPLLIGPDSESEQWVSEVANNAHAAYIILEKVRHGDKNVKVSIPQIDQYMNHKPVLVDDIISTARTMIETVRHLKNAGMNAPVCIGIHAIFAGNAYRDLLNAGAEMVITSNTISHESNRIDISELFKSVFNDEK from the coding sequence ATGAAAAAACACGAAATAATACTATTTGCGTTGCCGGGGAATGAATCCATGGTTGACACAATGGCAAAGCGATATAATGTCAGTAAAGGCGAAGCAACTATTCGCAATTTCCCGGATGGTGAAACTTATATCCGCATTCATTCAGATGTGAAGGGAAAAAAGGTTGTCATGGTTTGCACTTTAGACCACCCAGATACAAAACTCTTGCCCTTATACTTTCTATCTAATACTGCTATGGAGCTTGGGGCTAAATGCACTTGCCTTATTGCTCCCTATCTGGCATATATGCGACAGGATAAGCAATTTCATTCAGGAGAGGGAATTACTTCAAAATACTTTGCTTCGTTCATTTCAAACTTTGCAGAAACTATCACCACAGTTGACCCGCACTTGCACAGGTATAGCACTTTATCTGAAATATATTCGGTTCCTGCTACTGTAGTTCAGGCAGCAAATCAAATATCAGAATGGATAAAGAACAATATTCAAAATCCGTTATTGATTGGCCCTGACAGTGAAAGCGAGCAGTGGGTTTCTGAGGTAGCCAATAATGCACATGCCGCTTATATCATATTAGAAAAAGTTAGGCATGGTGACAAAAACGTGAAGGTTTCAATTCCTCAAATAGACCAATATATGAATCATAAACCCGTTTTGGTGGATGATATTATTTCCACTGCCCGAACAATGATTGAGACGGTTCGTCATCTGAAAAATGCTGGAATGAACGCACCTGTTTGCATTGGTATTCATGCCATATTTGCAGGCAATGCCTACCGGGACTTATTAAATGCCGGAGCTGAAATGGTGATTACATCCAACACCATTTCACATGAGAGTAACAGAATTGATATAAGTGAATTATTCAAATCAGTGTTCAATGACGAAAAGTGA
- a CDS encoding efflux RND transporter periplasmic adaptor subunit: MNTRWKLNSELNVILFLLLVSVFLSCKKEHSEQGHENHIQDEGDYICSMRCEGEKTYPQPGKCPVCKMTLELVAEELVQTVSPNKQVLSRQATVKLQTANESQFIKAQGFIDYDRNRNQDVSARFGGRIEKLFVKYNLQFVNQGDKILELYSPELNTIQEHHLFLLKTEIGKSLIEQSRKKLELLGITEQQISQLENKGTFAQSISVYSPTSGYILFNSESQSNTGTEAKQQTSMNNMGMKANTSVTQTSGSAGVQIREGMYINKGETLFSINNLQTVWAIISIPSEFHSSVQPNILINVVSELFSNKNFKGKILLTEKTFEEKQQRFVRVRIELPNPKAALKINSLVQAEFPLEIKTGLQIPTSAVYRTGLNAFVWVKTGTTKKGTGIFELRKVTTGAVSNATITIVNGLTPNEEIALHAGTLTDSETFLNRN; the protein is encoded by the coding sequence ATGAATACGAGATGGAAATTAAATAGTGAACTAAACGTCATCCTCTTTTTGCTTCTGGTGTCAGTTTTTTTATCGTGCAAAAAAGAACACAGCGAACAGGGGCATGAAAATCATATTCAGGATGAAGGCGATTACATCTGCTCTATGCGTTGCGAAGGCGAAAAAACCTATCCGCAGCCCGGCAAATGCCCCGTTTGCAAAATGACATTGGAGCTAGTGGCGGAAGAATTAGTGCAAACGGTTTCACCCAACAAACAGGTATTATCCCGTCAGGCAACCGTTAAACTGCAAACTGCAAATGAGTCGCAATTTATAAAAGCACAAGGTTTTATTGATTATGACCGCAACCGAAATCAAGATGTATCAGCACGGTTTGGTGGAAGAATTGAAAAACTTTTTGTGAAATATAACTTGCAGTTCGTGAATCAAGGCGACAAAATTTTGGAACTCTACAGCCCTGAACTAAACACCATTCAGGAGCATCATTTGTTTCTACTGAAAACCGAAATAGGAAAATCGCTTATTGAACAATCGCGTAAAAAATTAGAGCTGTTGGGAATTACCGAACAACAAATTTCTCAGTTGGAAAATAAAGGTACATTTGCACAATCCATTTCTGTTTACAGCCCAACAAGTGGCTACATTCTATTTAATTCCGAATCGCAATCCAATACAGGTACAGAAGCAAAGCAGCAAACATCTATGAATAACATGGGCATGAAGGCAAATACTTCTGTTACACAAACATCGGGTTCGGCAGGTGTGCAAATCAGAGAAGGCATGTATATCAATAAGGGAGAAACACTTTTCAGTATAAACAATTTACAAACCGTTTGGGCAATCATATCAATTCCCTCTGAATTTCATTCATCTGTTCAACCAAACATACTAATCAATGTCGTATCAGAATTATTTTCCAATAAAAATTTCAAGGGAAAAATATTACTAACGGAAAAAACATTTGAAGAAAAACAACAACGCTTCGTCAGGGTAAGAATTGAATTGCCCAATCCGAAAGCTGCTTTGAAAATAAATTCACTCGTTCAGGCCGAATTTCCACTTGAAATAAAAACGGGTTTACAAATCCCAACATCAGCAGTTTATCGCACAGGCTTAAATGCCTTTGTTTGGGTAAAAACAGGAACTACTAAAAAGGGAACAGGAATTTTTGAATTGCGAAAAGTTACCACAGGCGCAGTAAGCAACGCAACTATCACCATAGTAAACGGTCTTACCCCTAATGAAGAAATTGCTTTACACGCAGGAACATTAACCGACAGCGAAACATTTTTAAACAGAAACTGA
- a CDS encoding heavy-metal-associated domain-containing protein, whose translation MKKSIFVIMLLASSIFAHAQKANKQTIVIKTQISCNHCLQCGSCGANIREHITVNKGIKKVAINPRKNTITVTFDANKVTPEIIKDSILKAGYDADEQKAPAHAVNALDGCCKNKSNN comes from the coding sequence ATGAAAAAGTCAATCTTTGTAATCATGCTTTTAGCTTCATCCATTTTCGCACATGCTCAAAAAGCAAACAAGCAAACTATAGTTATCAAAACACAAATTTCTTGCAACCATTGTCTACAATGTGGCAGTTGTGGAGCAAACATTAGAGAACATATCACAGTAAACAAAGGCATTAAAAAGGTTGCAATTAACCCAAGGAAAAACACTATTACGGTAACCTTTGATGCCAATAAGGTCACACCCGAAATAATCAAAGATTCAATTCTAAAAGCGGGATATGATGCGGATGAACAAAAAGCACCGGCACATGCTGTAAATGCCCTTGATGGTTGTTGTAAAAATAAATCCAACAACTAA
- a CDS encoding efflux RND transporter periplasmic adaptor subunit, with protein sequence MIQKIFYLSIAILLVLAACKSKNGQHAGHDSGTYYTCPMHPTVKSNSTGSCPVCNMSLIKVEKQHREHTKQEGNFITIEKRQQQLAGIKTDTVKFQTIVTASTILGTVAIDEEQVTTISSRVKGRIDKLYIKTSGEYIRKGNPVYAIYSEQLFADENEFLTLSEKRKSNTTEIKLLEDMLSASKNKLQLWGLSEKQIDELGKNKSASPQIIFYAQTEGYVTEILVKEGAYVEAGTLLTKLTELNQVWIDAQVYSNEIQKINGSSSFLVFSETYHDEVYTGRLVFSNPSVEDGRKVQLLRLRIDNAKSKLIPGMMVYVSPKQNSKPVLAVPKSAVLLEKMKTVWVLSHDNTFEQRMVKTGTENKFWIEIVSGLKEGEIVVTEGAYLISSEFILKGAIGQRHVH encoded by the coding sequence ATGATTCAAAAAATATTTTACCTTTCAATAGCTATTCTTCTCGTATTGGCAGCTTGCAAAAGCAAAAATGGTCAACACGCAGGGCATGATAGTGGAACATACTATACATGCCCCATGCACCCAACCGTAAAAAGCAACAGCACGGGTTCTTGCCCAGTGTGTAATATGTCTTTAATCAAAGTGGAAAAACAACACAGGGAACACACAAAACAAGAAGGCAATTTTATCACTATTGAAAAACGACAACAGCAATTAGCAGGTATAAAAACCGACACGGTAAAATTTCAAACCATTGTTACCGCTTCAACCATTTTAGGAACAGTTGCCATTGACGAAGAACAGGTAACAACCATTAGCAGCCGAGTCAAAGGCAGAATAGACAAACTCTACATCAAAACATCAGGAGAATACATCAGAAAAGGAAATCCCGTTTACGCCATTTACAGCGAACAACTATTTGCAGATGAAAATGAATTTCTCACACTTTCTGAAAAACGAAAGAGCAACACTACTGAAATTAAATTGTTGGAAGATATGCTTTCAGCATCCAAAAACAAATTACAGCTATGGGGGCTTTCAGAAAAACAAATTGATGAATTAGGAAAAAATAAATCCGCTTCACCTCAAATTATCTTTTATGCACAAACCGAAGGTTATGTTACCGAAATTCTTGTAAAAGAAGGGGCGTATGTAGAAGCTGGAACTCTGCTTACCAAATTAACCGAATTAAATCAGGTTTGGATTGATGCCCAGGTTTACTCCAATGAAATACAAAAAATAAACGGTAGTAGTTCCTTTCTGGTTTTTTCCGAAACCTATCACGATGAAGTTTACACAGGTCGGCTTGTGTTCAGCAATCCAAGTGTGGAAGATGGTCGCAAAGTGCAATTGTTGCGCCTTAGAATTGATAACGCAAAAAGCAAACTCATTCCGGGCATGATGGTTTATGTAAGTCCAAAACAAAATTCAAAACCTGTTTTAGCCGTTCCGAAATCAGCCGTATTGTTGGAGAAAATGAAAACCGTTTGGGTATTGTCACACGACAACACATTTGAACAACGCATGGTTAAAACAGGCACAGAAAATAAATTTTGGATTGAAATTGTATCTGGCTTAAAAGAAGGTGAAATAGTGGTTACGGAAGGCGCATACTTAATCAGCAGTGAATTTATCCTTAAAGGTGCAATAGGACAAAGGCATGTGCATTAA
- a CDS encoding TolC family protein, with protein MKKLIMIIPLLCLHTVHLKAQDTTHISLEKLLQRVETNYPSIIQYQYSMQSIQARADGANSWMPPTFSTGIMRFPYDFSMLKEKNDPMNQAGVALSIEQMIPNKSKLKAKKSYINSLTEIEKSKSEWTKNELRREAKILYYNRYITEKKQIILKESEEILQLLISATEAKFSSNQSQLQTIYKAKARLAELNNMLLMLEGAIAESNIGLNILLVRDVNTIFKIDTLIVPINYSFTFVDTTNVLNRSDITALNNYIHSMKLEQKIMKIGVRPDFGVRAEHMQMFGMPNQWSVMGMMTFPMVPWASKMYRSETKSIGFQIQSMEQEKQTMQLMAKKMSAEKNTMLNYESAQYQSFIKNIIPAYENNLQANLLAFKQNTGDFFVLLDAWEMLLMKKLESYDKLLNILKLEAEYEYEMEIK; from the coding sequence ATGAAAAAATTAATAATGATTATACCCCTGCTGTGTCTTCATACGGTACATTTAAAGGCGCAGGACACCACCCACATTTCATTGGAAAAACTGTTGCAGCGGGTGGAAACCAATTACCCGTCCATTATTCAGTATCAATACAGCATGCAGTCTATTCAGGCAAGGGCAGACGGCGCAAATTCATGGATGCCGCCCACTTTTTCTACTGGAATCATGCGCTTCCCTTACGACTTTTCCATGCTCAAAGAAAAAAACGACCCAATGAACCAGGCGGGAGTTGCTCTTTCCATTGAACAAATGATCCCCAACAAAAGCAAGCTGAAGGCTAAGAAAAGTTATATCAACTCGCTGACTGAAATCGAAAAATCAAAAAGCGAATGGACAAAAAACGAACTGAGGCGTGAAGCAAAAATCTTGTATTACAACCGCTATATAACCGAGAAAAAACAAATCATTCTGAAAGAAAGCGAAGAAATTCTCCAATTGCTCATTTCAGCAACAGAAGCCAAATTCAGTAGCAACCAGTCCCAACTGCAAACCATTTACAAAGCCAAAGCCCGTTTGGCAGAACTAAATAATATGCTGCTAATGCTTGAAGGAGCAATTGCTGAAAGCAACATCGGTTTAAACATTCTCTTGGTGCGAGATGTGAACACAATCTTTAAGATTGATACGCTCATAGTACCGATTAATTATTCATTCACCTTTGTCGACACAACAAATGTTTTAAACCGTAGCGACATTACTGCACTCAACAATTACATTCATTCAATGAAGTTGGAACAGAAAATTATGAAAATTGGTGTGCGCCCCGACTTTGGTGTTCGTGCCGAACACATGCAGATGTTCGGTATGCCAAATCAATGGTCGGTCATGGGTATGATGACATTTCCCATGGTGCCTTGGGCTTCAAAAATGTATCGCTCCGAGACAAAATCCATCGGCTTTCAAATTCAATCAATGGAACAGGAAAAGCAAACCATGCAACTAATGGCAAAAAAAATGTCGGCCGAAAAAAATACCATGCTCAATTACGAAAGCGCCCAGTATCAGAGTTTCATCAAAAATATCATTCCAGCTTACGAAAACAACCTGCAAGCCAATTTACTTGCCTTCAAGCAAAACACAGGCGATTTTTTTGTGTTGTTGGATGCGTGGGAAATGTTGTTGATGAAAAAATTAGAATCGTATGACAAGTTGTTAAACATCTTAAAATTAGAAGCTGAATATGAATACGAGATGGAAATTAAATAG